From Xenopus tropicalis strain Nigerian chromosome 3, UCB_Xtro_10.0, whole genome shotgun sequence, the proteins below share one genomic window:
- the fbxl22 gene encoding F-box and leucine-rich protein 22, translating to MHITELNRECLLHLFSFLDKTSRRCLSQTCHSLMDVYQDPVLWPILNFSCPGELNKKNFILGTALRSLSICWYSSRVKICNIEDWWKTPLQKSMCSQHQNIVSDFLLTVSERCLNLQSLTLYGCAHVHDDIIIEILTCCSNLRSLKLENCSGVTDKMLMVIPVVACNLKTLHVNFCRNITHKGLYFLQQFCPGLMLQADRSAGMVADRIPEDRILFQKTVRKLVLS from the exons ATGCACATCACCGAGCTGAACCGCGAGTGCCTCCTGCACCTCTTCTCCTTCCTGGACAAAACCAGCCGGAGATGTCTGTCCCAGACCTGCCATAGCCTTATGGACGTCTACCAGGATCCAGTTTTGTGGCCAATTTTGAATTTCAGTTGCCCTGGGGAGCTAAACAAGAAGAATTTTATCCTGGGGACAGCTTTGAGATCCTTGTCTATTTGCTGGTATTCCAGTCGGGTGAAAATCTGTAACATTGAGGACTGGTGGAAAACTCCGCTGCAGAAATCAATGTGCAGCCAGCATCAGAACATTGTGAGTGACTTCCTGCTGACAGTCAGTGAAAG GTGCCTAAATCTGCAATCCCTGACACTGTATGGCTGTGCCCATGTACATGACGACATTATCATTGAGATACTAACCTGCTGTTCCAACCTTCGCAGTCTGAAGTTAGAGAATTGCTCTGGGGTGACAGACAAGATGCTGATGGTGATACCTGTGGTTGCATGCAATCTGAAGACTCTCCATGTCAATTTCTGCCGGAATATAACCCACAAGGGCCTttattttttgcagcagttttgcccGGGGCTGATGCTGCAGGCAGACAGAAGTGCAGGTATGGTCGCCGACAGGATTCCTGAGGACAGGATTTTGTTTCAGAAGACAGTCAGGAAGCTGGTACTCAGTTGA